From the Ignavibacteriales bacterium genome, the window TTCGCAGGGCGGTACGATCCCGTTTATGGCGGCATGTAACGGTCTGGACCTTAGGTGTATAGTTTCAGACGTAGCTTCACCGGAATTTGCAACCAGCTGGATAGAAAACAGCTCGGTTAAAATGACACTTCTATGGTCCCTAAGCTATGACACGACTATCGTCCGTTATAATAACCGTGTAAAGAGAATGCGACACTGGATACTCTCCGACAAACCCGAATACTGGGACAGCCTTGCATTTTATGTACCGCTGGAAAGAGATTTTATGGACCGGGTACATTTATGTAATACTCCAATAATGATATCGACCGTTTGGCAGGATAAGTTCTTTAATACCCTCGGAATGATCAAAGCGGGACAATTATTAAATTGTCCTTTCAGGATGTATTACGGAACGTTCGACGCGCATGGTGCTGACCCTTATGAGCCGGAAATGCGATACCAGGAGAATATAACCGGAGATTGGATAAAATACTGGATGGGCGGAATAGAAAACGGGGTATTGGATTCTGCAAAATATGTGTATGCGCAAAGTGTTTATCCTATCAATACAAGCAATCCGCCAGCGATGTGGTCATGGACAAGGAGTTACTCAAACAGCTGGGTACCGGACGGTACTGATAACGTAAAGTTTTTTTTTAATACGAACGGCAAACTGTCTAATATACCCGGCAGCGAAAAGGATATAGAATACCGTAATGATATAGAAAATATTTCACTACAGGAAGCTGTTAACAGGGAATTCAAGGGGAGCGAATTCGATGCTAAATTCAAAAAAACCGAGCTTGTCTTCGATTCAGAACCGCTTGGCAGTGAGTTAGTAATGGCAGGCACTCCGTCAGTTTTTCTAAACTATTCATGCAACGCTAATATTGCTCAGTATAATTTCCAGATATGGGAAATACACCCGGATAACACGACCAAGCTTATAACACGGATTAATTATACGGATAGGAAAATTAAACCGGGTAAAACAAAGTCCGCAACCTTTAACGGTTTATCACATTCTCATCTCTTTCAAAAGGGAAGTAAAATTAGAATTGTCGTGACTAATCTCGATAATACG encodes:
- a CDS encoding alpha/beta fold hydrolase, with the protein product MKHLLILAFLFVHSAFALSQDEGEKYETERTDFMFVLSDGVKLECTKFVPKGVPPTGGWSAIVFCHGYGGNKEEELPNAKEQAEFGYYTLVYSMRGQGKSEGKSNLISTLEMRDFIELVNYAKNEENVNPNMVGATGGSQGGTIPFMAACNGLDLRCIVSDVASPEFATSWIENSSVKMTLLWSLSYDTTIVRYNNRVKRMRHWILSDKPEYWDSLAFYVPLERDFMDRVHLCNTPIMISTVWQDKFFNTLGMIKAGQLLNCPFRMYYGTFDAHGADPYEPEMRYQENITGDWIKYWMGGIENGVLDSAKYVYAQSVYPINTSNPPAMWSWTRSYSNSWVPDGTDNVKFFFNTNGKLSNIPGSEKDIEYRNDIENISLQEAVNREFKGSEFDAKFKKTELVFDSEPLGSELVMAGTPSVFLNYSCNANIAQYNFQIWEIHPDNTTKLITRINYTDRKIKPGKTKSATFNGLSHSHLFQKGSKIRIVVTNLDNTRDDRFLRTNPFVLPIMKKSISQIAISGSDASYITLPLVNYTK